The following are encoded in a window of Caldicellulosiruptor danielii genomic DNA:
- a CDS encoding TVP38/TMEM64 family protein, which translates to MVDEVKIKDKIKLWIFIFIMILSIFALIYAEKQHQLNPKYIKQYISHFGVWAPLVFLILYSVKSFIIFIPAGIFMLAAGLSFGTLFGALILIVGTFLSSTIGFVFARYFGKDYVQKKLKNTKFSYLGKKIAEKGFLIILLLRLVPILPYDAINYICGLSKIRYRDFILATFIGTVPACFLYAYLGENILRPFSKGFYLSLGLVIVISLTPVLFAKTIKEFLQDDKKEEDEHKI; encoded by the coding sequence ATGGTTGATGAGGTAAAGATAAAGGATAAAATAAAACTGTGGATATTCATCTTTATAATGATACTTTCCATATTTGCTCTTATATATGCCGAAAAACAGCATCAGCTAAATCCTAAGTATATAAAGCAATATATCTCCCATTTTGGTGTATGGGCACCGCTTGTGTTTCTGATACTGTACTCAGTAAAATCGTTCATAATCTTTATTCCTGCAGGGATATTTATGCTGGCAGCCGGACTTTCGTTTGGTACATTGTTTGGAGCACTTATTCTAATTGTAGGGACTTTTCTTTCCTCTACCATTGGTTTTGTGTTTGCAAGATATTTTGGTAAAGACTATGTACAAAAGAAACTGAAAAACACAAAGTTTTCTTATTTAGGCAAAAAGATAGCTGAGAAAGGGTTTTTAATCATACTACTTTTAAGGCTTGTGCCAATCCTTCCTTACGATGCGATAAATTATATATGCGGTCTTTCAAAGATAAGGTACAGAGACTTTATACTTGCCACCTTTATTGGAACAGTGCCAGCATGTTTTTTGTATGCTTATCTTGGTGAAAATATCTTAAGACCGTTTTCTAAAGGATTTTATTTGAGCTTGGGTTTGGTGATTGTTATATCACTCACACCAGTCCTTTTTGCAAAGACAATAAAAGAGTTTTTGCAGGATGATAAAAAAGAAGAGGATGAGCATAAAATTTAA
- a CDS encoding N-acetylmuramoyl-L-alanine amidase, protein MKSRKLTLLSIYTALLTFVALTAFLFVNTNMFKVSEIFSEENCQAKKLVVIDPGHGGFDPGAVSGSIKESVINLQIARKMKEYFEMFGFKVLLTRSTEDDLSEHDKKSHDLKKRKEIVLKNNPQVFISIHLNSFPISKYFGAQVFYDKSNEEAKKLALFVQNELRYMPNGLVNRRQPKPIDVYILKNLKIPSILVECGFMSNKMELSLLQSQEYQDWLSYSILKGFLNYLNQREEMIKSG, encoded by the coding sequence TTGAAAAGCAGAAAACTAACGCTACTTTCAATTTACACAGCGCTTTTAACTTTTGTAGCTTTAACAGCTTTTTTGTTCGTAAATACCAACATGTTCAAAGTCTCTGAGATATTCAGTGAAGAAAATTGTCAAGCCAAAAAACTTGTTGTTATTGACCCTGGGCACGGCGGGTTTGACCCAGGGGCAGTGAGTGGTAGTATTAAAGAGTCTGTGATAAACCTTCAGATTGCAAGAAAAATGAAAGAGTATTTTGAAATGTTCGGCTTTAAAGTTCTTCTTACACGCTCAACAGAAGATGATTTGAGCGAGCACGACAAAAAGTCGCATGACCTGAAAAAAAGAAAAGAGATTGTGCTTAAGAACAATCCTCAAGTTTTTATCTCAATTCATTTAAATAGCTTCCCTATAAGCAAGTACTTTGGTGCGCAGGTGTTTTATGATAAATCAAATGAGGAGGCGAAAAAACTTGCTTTGTTTGTTCAAAATGAGCTAAGATATATGCCAAATGGACTTGTAAACAGGCGACAGCCAAAACCAATAGATGTGTATATCCTAAAAAACCTCAAAATTCCTTCTATATTGGTAGAATGTGGTTTTATGTCAAACAAAATGGAACTATCTTTGCTCCAGAGTCAGGAGTATCAGGACTGGCTTTCATACTCAATATTGAAAGGATTTTTAAACTATTTAAACCAAAGAGAGGAGATGATAAAAAGTGGATGA